GTTCGATTATACTTGCTTCTGTAAAACCTTGTTGCTTTAATGCTTTTAACAATTTGTTGGCATTTTTTTTACTACCAAAACTCCCTACAATAACGTAATACTGATTTTCTTTAGTATGACTATCTTGGGTTTCTTCTGGTTGTATTACTACCGATGCTGTATCTATATTGGTAGGTTGAATTTCCTCCTTTTCTGCTGTAGGCGTTGCTGGTGCACTAACGGTATTTGATTGCTTCTCTAAATTGGCAAAGGGGTTTAGGGTACTAAGGCTGCTGTGAGTATGTTCATAAAAAAACATGGCAAATCCAAGCAACAATGCCGTACCTATACCCGCAACAGTAGGTAATACCTTTTTACGACGTTTTTGAATGACTCCTCCTGATAATACTTCTGCCTGGGTTTCTCTATCAACGATACTCAATGGTCTATTACTTTGCGAAACAACTATACTTAGCTCTTGATCATTGACAAGTGGATAGATATTCAAGGAATCTAAACCAAAACTATCAGTAAAAAAGTTTTGCATTGTATCTGGCGTAAATACTACTTTTTGCTCTTCGTTTAAGCTAAAAAAACCTAGGTGCTCAAAATGAACCCTTGGCTTCATTTTTAAGTCTTTTTTTAAGTCATCAACAAATATTTTTACTTTCTGAACAGCTTCTTCTCTTGAAATATGCTCGATTTTGGCAATATAATTCACCAATAGACCGTCGTCGGATTTTAATAATCCGTTAAAGGCAAACCACTTGGTTGATGGGGTAATATAATGTAATGACTTTTCAATACTTGAACTCTTAAAATTGGCAATAAACCCTCCAAATTCAGGAATGACTACACAATCTTGTTCAAAAAGCAATTCATGAATATAATTCTGTACTGTTGCCATGGTTGAAAGTCTGGTTGAGTCTAAGACATAAAAAAATCGTGTAATTATCTTAAAATCAATAACTTATATTATTGAAATGAAAAATTACACGATTCTAAGAAAATAGTATCACAATTTAAAAAGAAAATGACAATCCTGCAAGGAAGTTTACTCCTTGAACAGGATAATATGCATATCTTTCGTATTTTTTGTTCAAAATATTATTAACAGAAATAAAGGCATCAAATCTATCGCTGATGAAATAAGTAAACTTGAGGTTTAAATCTACGATAGGGTCAAGTTTGATTTCTTTGTTGCTTTGGTAGTTCATGGCTTTTAATCCTGTCATAAAATAAAAGTCTGAGGTTACTAAAAGTTTTTCACGAATAGTAAAGCTATTTGACCACGTGGCTTTGAACGTTGGACGATTCCAAGCATGAACCAAATTACCTAAATTGCTGTAAATCATGGCATCGGCTGTTAATTGTGAACGCCACATTTGTGGAATTTCATACATCAATTGTCCTGAAAAACTGGTTACTCGTACCTTAGTGGTATCGTTTGAATAGGTAACATCAAATCTTGTAGAGTCATTTTGGGCATTGTTGATGACATAGAAGTTTTTGTAATTAGCATAACTTGCTTTTAACTCTGCCGTAAATCCATTGTCTAAATTTGCCTTTGCTCCTACATAAATATCAGAAATCTTTCGGGTAGGTCTTAGTTCAATAAATCGCCCTAACCATTGGTTTTCTTGTAATAAGTGGGTAAGGTTATTGGCAGAGATATCGCCTTCAAAGCCTGCAAATATTTTCAAGCCTTCCATTAATTGATAGTCTGCTTTAAGCACTGGAAATACGTAACTATCGTTTTGAGAACTTTTCTCTTTGCTATTCACCAACAATAAGCCCAATGAAACGCTAAAATTATCGCCTCTATACTTAAAACTAGGGGTCAATTTATACAAATTACGATAAGTCGTAAGCGAATCTTGT
The DNA window shown above is from Flectobacillus major DSM 103 and carries:
- a CDS encoding HU domain-containing protein, with protein sequence MATVQNYIHELLFEQDCVVIPEFGGFIANFKSSSIEKSLHYITPSTKWFAFNGLLKSDDGLLVNYIAKIEHISREEAVQKVKIFVDDLKKDLKMKPRVHFEHLGFFSLNEEQKVVFTPDTMQNFFTDSFGLDSLNIYPLVNDQELSIVVSQSNRPLSIVDRETQAEVLSGGVIQKRRKKVLPTVAGIGTALLLGFAMFFYEHTHSSLSTLNPFANLEKQSNTVSAPATPTAEKEEIQPTNIDTASVVIQPEETQDSHTKENQYYVIVGSFGSKKNANKLLKALKQQGFTEASIIEPNTSNKLIKVSATGCPYESQAYSKASEIKTKLKSSAWIYKSFN